A portion of the Hydractinia symbiolongicarpus strain clone_291-10 chromosome 10, HSymV2.1, whole genome shotgun sequence genome contains these proteins:
- the LOC130613159 gene encoding uncharacterized protein C12orf29 homolog, which translates to MTDLSNCCSIKGKIKCIFKPKILQSSSNKRKGQSFKVTASEELNEGVEEYIKNGTSRLTMKLDGTCCMIREFNGRPWLWARHDVKPNKSTDKKFKSYLHNKNEHDIKGEEETYPAFEWNIETDFKEFPDNWISASGVDKENLVPDDIGHLVGWVPVDPSLRTHLWHLSVVDLTLGKALFLFDSDVDDGQIQMSIQDLKNHFNQTFELIGTNVNGNPYGLGNKKEPFHVLVRHGEIPVKSFPPLENGWNHELLREWFLTDEQMEGVVWHCTDGKMFKLHRHHLDLPWPVKNVFTSTRKVVIDTSQYENNGPYQNKLFTKLKSLSGKTLENISTIFNEESQCDNT; encoded by the exons atGACAGATTTAAGCAATTGTTGTTCcataaaaggaaaaataaaatgtatatttaAGCCCAAGATTTTACAATCAAGTTCTAACAAACGTAAAGGGCAGAGTTTTAAAGTAACAGCAAGTGAAGAATTAAATGAAGGTGTTGAAGAGTACATAAAGAATG GAACTTCTAGGCTTACAATGAAGTTAGATGGCACATGCTGCATGATTCGTGAATTCAACGGCCGTCCATGGCTTTGGGCAAGACATGATGTTAAGCCCAACAAAAGCACtgataaaaaattcaaatcttATCTACATAATAAAAATGAACACGATATAAAAGGTGAAGAAGAGACATATCCAGCGTTTGAATGGAACATTGAAAcagattttaaagaatttcctgaCAACTGGATTTCTGCTTCTG GAGTGGATAAAGAAAACTTAGTTCCAGATGATATTGGTCATCTAGTTGGTTGGGTTCCAGTTGATCCTTCTCTTCGCACCCACTTGTGGCATTTAAGTGTTGTAGACTTAACGTTAGGCAAAGCTTTGTTTTTGTTCGACTCTGATGTGGATGATGGACAAATACAGATGAGTATTCAAGacctaaaaaatcatttcaatcaAACGTTTGAACTTATTGGAACAAATGTTAATGGAAATCCATATG gCCTTGGCAACAAGAAAGAACCTTTCCATGTATTAGTCAGACATGGTGAGATACCTGTCAAGTCTTTCCCTCCATTGGAAAATGGTTGGAATCACGAGTTGTTACGGGAGTGGTTTTTAACTGATGAACAAATGGAGGGTGTTGTTTGGCATTGTACAGATGGAAAAATGTTCAAG cTACACAGACACCATCTTGATTTGCCGTGGCCAGTCAAAAATGTGTTTACGTCAACAAGAAAAGTAGTCATTGATACGAGTCAGTACGAAAACAATGGACCGTATCAGAATAAACTATTCACCAAGCTGAAAAGTTTGTCTGGAAAAACTTTAGAAAATATTAGTACTATTTTTAACGAAGAAAGTCAATGTGACAACACTTAG